Proteins encoded by one window of Ochrobactrum sp. BTU1:
- a CDS encoding alpha/beta hydrolase: MNQKITPQNAAEQDIYDTGRRDLLKLAGVSVAAIGVASFLRTPEAKAQTMSPDWDKVFPKSEKVDHQKVSFKNRYGITLAGDLYLPKDRADNHLPAIVVGGPFGAVKEQSSGLYAQTMAERGFVTLAFDPSYTGESGGEPRNVASPDISTEDFMAGVDYLGPHDAVDRERIGIIGICGWGGMALSAVAVDKRVKAVVASTMYDMTRVMSKGYNDSVTLEQRAQTLEQLSRQRWADAEAGTPAYQAAYNANVASDSPQFMIDYHDYYSTPRGYHKRAVNSGNAWTQTTPLPFMNLPILTYIAEISPRPILFIHGENAHSRYFSETAFAAAAEPKELMIIPGASHVDLYDKVDLIPFDKLTSFFNQHLAA; this comes from the coding sequence ATGAACCAGAAAATTACTCCCCAAAACGCAGCCGAACAGGACATATATGACACAGGCCGTCGCGATCTCCTCAAGCTCGCCGGCGTCAGTGTAGCAGCCATCGGCGTAGCGTCGTTTCTCCGCACTCCAGAAGCAAAGGCGCAGACGATGTCTCCGGACTGGGATAAGGTTTTCCCGAAAAGTGAAAAAGTCGATCATCAGAAGGTGTCGTTCAAAAACCGCTACGGCATCACGCTGGCGGGGGATCTCTACCTGCCGAAGGACAGGGCGGACAATCACCTGCCAGCCATCGTCGTCGGCGGCCCGTTCGGCGCCGTCAAGGAACAATCGTCCGGTCTTTACGCGCAGACCATGGCCGAACGCGGTTTCGTTACCCTGGCGTTCGATCCGTCCTACACTGGCGAAAGCGGCGGTGAGCCGCGCAATGTCGCATCCCCCGACATCAGCACCGAGGATTTCATGGCCGGCGTGGACTATCTCGGACCGCACGATGCTGTCGACCGCGAGCGTATCGGCATAATCGGTATCTGCGGCTGGGGCGGCATGGCGTTGAGCGCCGTCGCCGTCGACAAGCGCGTCAAGGCCGTGGTCGCCAGCACCATGTATGACATGACACGCGTCATGTCGAAGGGCTACAACGACAGCGTAACTTTGGAGCAACGCGCCCAGACGCTGGAGCAGTTGAGCCGGCAGCGTTGGGCGGATGCTGAAGCCGGTACACCGGCCTATCAGGCAGCGTATAATGCCAATGTCGCGTCGGACTCGCCGCAGTTCATGATCGACTATCACGACTATTACAGCACGCCGCGCGGCTACCATAAGCGTGCGGTCAATTCCGGCAACGCCTGGACGCAGACTACTCCCCTGCCGTTCATGAACCTGCCGATCTTGACCTACATCGCGGAGATCTCACCGCGGCCGATCCTGTTCATCCACGGTGAAAATGCCCATTCGCGCTACTTTAGCGAGACCGCCTTCGCGGCGGCTGCAGAGCCGAAGGAACTGATGATCATCCCGGGTGCCAGCCATGTCGATCTCTACGACAAGGTCGACTTGATCCCATTCGACAAGCTGACCAGTTTCTTCAATCAGCATCTCGCCGCTTAA